The following coding sequences lie in one Synechococcus sp. PCC 7336 genomic window:
- a CDS encoding DUF4433 domain-containing protein translates to MWVTACRFISVRDRSCFYLLYQGNHTDLTYRGGQEPIVHLQADLRACVTWADQHGKRWAFTLSNAGAYYFENRCDLKQLHEINWQAVRATHWQACKEGKQAEFLLECSFPWHLIERIGVYSQVIYQQVANALPAGGHRPQVQIKKDWYY, encoded by the coding sequence ATGTGGGTGACTGCGTGCCGTTTTATTTCTGTCCGCGATCGATCGTGCTTTTACCTCCTCTATCAAGGCAATCATACCGATCTCACCTATCGCGGCGGGCAGGAGCCAATTGTGCATCTGCAAGCCGACCTACGCGCTTGCGTTACCTGGGCAGACCAACATGGCAAGCGTTGGGCCTTTACCCTATCGAATGCTGGGGCTTATTATTTTGAAAACCGCTGCGACCTCAAGCAGTTGCATGAAATAAACTGGCAAGCTGTTCGAGCCACCCATTGGCAAGCTTGCAAGGAGGGGAAGCAAGCAGAATTTCTGCTGGAATGCAGCTTTCCCTGGCATCTGATCGAACGCATCGGCGTGTATTCACAGGTAATTTATCAACAGGTAGCTAATGCCTTGCCTGCGGGTGGCCATCGACCCCAGGTTCAAATCAAGAAAGACTGGTACTACTGA
- a CDS encoding agmatinase family protein yields MSDLNGYSNEAERGLGEEAKLSESGWQREVQRGLEFGLEAADSIRDRSIPTFSRGELPHFAGINTFLKAPYVEDVREVGNYDVAILGVPHDCGTTYRPGTRFGPQGIRRISALYTPYNFELGVDLRESITLCDIGDVFTIPANIEKSFDQISKAVAHVFASGALPVILGGDHSIGYPTVRGVCRHLGDLKVGIIHFDRHVDTQETDLDERMHTCPWFHATNIKNAPAENLVQMGIGGWQVPRQGVKVCRERATNILTVTDITEMGLDAAAELAIEKATEGTDCVYISFDIDCIDAGFVPGTGWPEPGGLLPREALGLLARIIPRVKVCGLEVVEVSPPYDISDITSLMATRVICDSLAHMVRSQQLPRLGVKPRFVHNHAQPELIADWRGR; encoded by the coding sequence ATGTCCGACTTAAACGGATATTCCAACGAAGCCGAACGGGGTTTGGGGGAAGAAGCGAAGTTATCCGAAAGCGGCTGGCAGCGAGAGGTACAACGGGGGCTGGAATTTGGCCTCGAAGCCGCTGACAGCATTCGCGATCGCAGCATCCCCACCTTCTCTCGCGGCGAGCTGCCCCACTTCGCCGGCATCAATACTTTCCTCAAAGCCCCCTACGTCGAAGACGTGCGGGAAGTGGGCAACTACGATGTTGCCATCCTGGGCGTCCCCCACGACTGCGGCACCACCTACCGCCCCGGCACCCGTTTCGGTCCCCAAGGCATTCGCCGCATCTCCGCCCTCTATACCCCCTATAACTTCGAGCTGGGGGTGGACCTGCGGGAATCGATAACCCTGTGCGACATCGGCGATGTCTTCACCATCCCCGCCAATATCGAAAAATCCTTCGATCAGATTTCCAAAGCCGTCGCCCACGTCTTTGCCAGCGGTGCCCTGCCCGTCATTCTGGGGGGCGATCACTCCATCGGCTATCCCACCGTGCGTGGCGTCTGCCGACATTTGGGGGATCTGAAAGTCGGCATCATCCACTTCGATCGCCACGTCGACACCCAAGAAACCGACCTGGACGAGCGCATGCACACCTGTCCCTGGTTCCACGCCACCAATATCAAAAATGCCCCGGCTGAAAACTTGGTCCAAATGGGGATTGGTGGCTGGCAAGTACCCCGCCAAGGGGTGAAGGTATGCCGCGAGCGGGCGACCAATATCCTCACCGTCACCGACATTACCGAAATGGGACTGGATGCGGCAGCGGAGCTCGCGATCGAGAAAGCGACTGAGGGTACTGATTGCGTTTACATCAGCTTCGACATTGACTGCATCGACGCCGGATTTGTCCCCGGTACCGGCTGGCCCGAACCCGGCGGCCTGCTACCTCGCGAAGCCTTGGGATTACTAGCCCGCATCATCCCCAGAGTGAAGGTCTGCGGTCTCGAAGTGGTGGAAGTGTCGCCCCCCTACGACATCAGCGACATTACTTCCTTAATGGCCACCCGCGTCATCTGCGACTCGCTAGCCCATATGGTGCGCTCCCAGCAGTTGCCGCGCCTGGGAGTCAAGCCCAGATTCGTCCACAACCACGCACAACCGGAACTGATTGCCGACTGGCGGGGGCGCTAA
- the hypA gene encoding hydrogenase maturation nickel metallochaperone HypA produces the protein MHEVDMTKALFATLEDWWVSQPDPPEIETVYLLVGDFTCVEPASLEFAFDALKQGTFLDSARLAIERIPFVAYCHTCQCNYFPTIEEQYACPACRSPLEDIRSGRELKISRLECRDAVAAEEQTMCHSG, from the coding sequence ATGCACGAAGTCGATATGACCAAAGCGCTCTTCGCCACGCTGGAAGATTGGTGGGTGTCGCAGCCGGACCCCCCGGAGATCGAGACTGTTTATCTGCTGGTGGGGGATTTCACTTGCGTGGAACCCGCCAGCTTGGAATTTGCCTTTGACGCCCTCAAACAGGGTACGTTTCTGGACTCGGCTCGATTGGCGATCGAGCGCATCCCCTTTGTGGCCTACTGTCACACCTGCCAGTGCAACTATTTCCCCACCATTGAAGAACAATACGCTTGCCCCGCCTGCCGATCGCCTCTAGAGGACATCCGCTCTGGGCGGGAATTGAAAATTTCTCGGTTGGAGTGTCGGGATGCCGTTGCAGCCGAGGAACAAACGATGTGTCATTCAGGTTGA
- the hypB gene encoding hydrogenase nickel incorporation protein HypB has translation MHQVIDMAGVDLLQANQAGADRNRAQFDRWGMTCLNVMSSPGAGKTVLLEKTLEALRDHLKIAVIEGDMTTQLDAERLRRCGVPVIAINTGRSCHLDAHMVAGGMHQLEREHSPEQFDLVFVENVGNLVCPAEFEVGEHAKVALLSLTEGEDKPLKYPVMFREADCLLVSKLDLAPYLEVDLGQIEANVRQLNPNASIIPLSAKSGEGLELWFEWVQQQVRRVRSQQPQVVL, from the coding sequence ATGCACCAAGTCATCGATATGGCAGGAGTCGATCTCCTGCAGGCCAACCAAGCCGGAGCCGATCGCAACCGGGCTCAGTTCGATCGCTGGGGCATGACCTGTCTCAACGTCATGAGCAGTCCGGGGGCGGGCAAAACGGTGCTGCTGGAAAAGACCTTAGAGGCGTTGCGCGATCACCTGAAGATCGCCGTCATCGAAGGGGACATGACCACCCAACTGGATGCCGAGCGCCTGCGCCGCTGCGGGGTCCCCGTGATTGCCATCAACACCGGCCGATCGTGCCATCTCGATGCCCATATGGTAGCGGGCGGCATGCACCAGCTAGAGCGCGAGCACAGCCCAGAACAATTCGATTTAGTCTTCGTCGAAAACGTCGGCAACTTGGTCTGTCCGGCGGAATTTGAAGTGGGGGAACATGCCAAAGTGGCGCTGCTGAGCCTGACAGAGGGGGAAGACAAACCGCTCAAATATCCGGTCATGTTTCGGGAAGCAGACTGCCTGCTCGTTTCCAAACTGGATTTGGCTCCCTATCTAGAGGTCGATCTCGGCCAGATTGAAGCCAATGTGCGCCAGCTCAACCCCAACGCCAGCATCATTCCCCTATCGGCCAAATCCGGCGAGGGACTCGAACTCTGGTTCGAGTGGGTGCAGCAACAGGTCCGCAGAGTCCGATCGCAACAGCCGCAAGTGGTCCTCTAA
- a CDS encoding ABC transporter substrate-binding protein codes for MNFRSLFPTCALALGLAIAGCAPSPDPTATEPLTIGYSNWAGWWPWAIAEQEGLFEANGAHVELRWFDGYLASMEAFAAGQLDGNTQTLNDTISFVADSVNGQVVVLVNDNSAGNDKIIVAEGIDTIEDLLGKRVAVEEGVVDDFLLTLGLEEAGYSRDDVEIMPLETGAAAAAFAAGRVDAVGAFPPFWLTALEREGSRELFSSADFPGAIPDLLVVSQTVIDEQPEQVQALVNTWFDILEFMQENPERADEIMAARAGVSPEELQLFKEGTRFFTLEDNLEAFSEGDSFASMPYAAVEMAAFMVGMGFIPEAPDLSTLFDRRFVDAYAASLAE; via the coding sequence ATGAATTTTCGCAGCTTATTTCCCACTTGCGCCCTCGCGCTGGGCCTAGCGATCGCCGGTTGCGCTCCCAGTCCCGACCCCACCGCCACCGAGCCCCTCACGATTGGTTACAGCAACTGGGCGGGCTGGTGGCCTTGGGCGATCGCCGAGCAAGAGGGCTTATTCGAGGCCAACGGTGCCCATGTGGAACTGCGCTGGTTCGATGGCTATCTTGCCTCGATGGAAGCCTTTGCTGCCGGTCAATTGGACGGTAACACCCAAACCCTCAACGACACCATTTCGTTTGTGGCCGATTCTGTGAATGGGCAAGTGGTGGTGTTGGTGAACGATAACTCCGCAGGTAACGACAAAATTATTGTGGCGGAAGGGATCGACACGATCGAAGACCTGTTAGGCAAGCGAGTTGCTGTGGAGGAAGGGGTAGTGGATGATTTCCTGCTCACCCTCGGTTTAGAGGAGGCGGGCTACAGTCGCGACGATGTCGAAATTATGCCTTTGGAAACCGGTGCTGCCGCTGCCGCTTTTGCCGCTGGTCGGGTGGATGCCGTCGGTGCCTTTCCTCCCTTCTGGCTGACTGCGCTGGAGCGAGAGGGCAGCCGAGAGCTGTTCAGTTCTGCCGACTTCCCTGGTGCGATTCCCGATTTGCTCGTGGTCAGTCAAACGGTTATCGACGAGCAGCCCGAACAGGTGCAAGCGTTAGTGAACACCTGGTTCGACATTCTGGAATTCATGCAGGAAAACCCCGAACGGGCGGATGAAATCATGGCCGCACGGGCTGGCGTCAGCCCGGAAGAACTACAACTGTTCAAGGAAGGCACCCGCTTTTTCACCCTTGAAGATAATCTAGAAGCCTTTAGTGAGGGAGATAGCTTCGCGTCCATGCCCTACGCCGCTGTAGAAATGGCGGCATTTATGGTGGGCATGGGCTTCATTCCCGAGGCCCCCGACCTCAGCACCCTGTTCGATCGCCGCTTTGTGGACGCCTATGCCGCATCGCTGGCGGAATGA
- a CDS encoding ABC transporter permease, translating to MTTHPFAGSASDSRPSLKPTVFWRIAEDIPKPLQWSLALLSIFVPFSLWWLMASTGWVNSQFLPSPADVGRAFVRLWEQGFLLKDIAASFLRVSSGFILAAIAAIPIGISMGTFASIRSLAEPIIGIFRYMPAPAFIPLLIIYLGLDEPPKIALIFIGTVFFNTLMIADAVKFIPKQLIEATYTLGGARVQVLFRVIAPYIAPNILDAFRINMAAAWNLVVVAELVAANEGLGKRIQLAQRFFHTDEIFACLIVLGTIGFLLDLTLQWIMRLTCKWAID from the coding sequence GTGACGACCCATCCCTTCGCAGGCTCCGCTAGCGACTCCCGCCCCAGCCTGAAGCCAACGGTGTTCTGGCGAATTGCCGAAGACATTCCCAAGCCCCTGCAGTGGAGCTTGGCCCTGCTATCCATCTTTGTACCCTTTAGCTTGTGGTGGTTAATGGCCAGCACGGGTTGGGTGAATTCCCAGTTTTTGCCTTCCCCTGCCGATGTGGGTCGGGCCTTTGTGCGGCTGTGGGAACAAGGATTTTTACTCAAAGACATCGCGGCCAGCTTTTTAAGGGTGTCGAGTGGATTTATCTTAGCGGCGATCGCGGCCATCCCCATCGGCATCAGTATGGGTACCTTCGCCAGCATTCGCTCCTTAGCCGAACCCATCATCGGCATCTTCCGCTATATGCCCGCCCCCGCCTTCATTCCGCTACTGATTATTTATCTGGGACTAGACGAACCCCCGAAAATTGCCTTGATCTTTATTGGCACCGTGTTTTTCAACACCCTGATGATCGCAGACGCTGTCAAGTTCATCCCCAAACAATTGATTGAGGCGACCTACACTTTGGGGGGGGCCAGAGTGCAAGTGCTCTTCCGCGTCATCGCCCCCTATATCGCCCCCAACATCCTCGATGCCTTTCGCATCAACATGGCAGCAGCTTGGAACCTCGTCGTCGTAGCCGAGCTCGTGGCTGCTAACGAAGGTTTGGGCAAGCGCATTCAATTGGCTCAACGTTTTTTCCATACCGATGAAATTTTCGCCTGTCTGATTGTTTTGGGCACGATCGGGTTCTTACTCGACTTAACCCTGCAATGGATAATGCGGCTTACCTGTAAATGGGCAATTGACTGA
- a CDS encoding ABC transporter ATP-binding protein: MHLKVRQLCKSFPTRRRGQFVALDNINLQVETGELVCIVGASGSGKTTLLRLIAGLEAPTSGEIAVDGMPVLGPGADRGMVFQSYTLYPWMTVAANVGFGLKLQGMPLLEREGRIAYFLEVVGLTKFAKALPKELSGGMKQRVAIARALANQPKILLMDEPFGALDAQTKEIMQGFLREVWQRTGTSILMITHDVEEAVFVAQRVYVLTSSPGRVKKEVKVLLPEEREFGLKRMPSFQQQEEDILELLREEQKKALQL; the protein is encoded by the coding sequence ATGCACCTAAAAGTCAGACAGCTCTGCAAATCATTTCCCACCCGCAGAAGGGGACAGTTTGTCGCCCTCGACAACATCAATTTGCAGGTAGAAACGGGAGAATTAGTCTGCATTGTGGGGGCGTCGGGCTCGGGGAAAACCACCTTACTGCGACTGATTGCGGGTTTGGAAGCTCCGACGAGTGGCGAGATTGCTGTGGATGGGATGCCAGTCTTGGGGCCGGGGGCCGATCGCGGCATGGTGTTCCAAAGCTATACGCTATATCCCTGGATGACGGTGGCGGCGAATGTGGGGTTCGGACTCAAGTTGCAGGGAATGCCTTTGCTGGAGCGGGAGGGGCGGATTGCCTATTTCTTGGAGGTGGTAGGACTGACAAAGTTTGCCAAGGCGTTGCCGAAGGAACTGTCGGGAGGAATGAAGCAACGGGTGGCGATCGCCCGCGCGCTAGCCAATCAACCGAAGATCCTGTTAATGGACGAACCCTTTGGGGCATTGGATGCCCAGACGAAGGAAATCATGCAGGGCTTTTTGCGGGAAGTGTGGCAGCGGACGGGCACCAGTATTTTGATGATTACCCACGATGTGGAAGAGGCTGTTTTTGTCGCTCAACGAGTCTACGTGCTCACCTCTTCCCCCGGTCGCGTTAAAAAAGAAGTAAAAGTGTTGTTGCCGGAAGAACGGGAATTTGGCCTCAAGCGTATGCCCAGCTTTCAGCAGCAGGAAGAAGATATCCTCGAACTCCTGCGGGAGGAGCAGAAAAAAGCGTTGCAACTTTAG
- a CDS encoding Mini-ribonuclease 3 gives MTGDAPSIDIKRLSPAALAYLGDAVYELHVRRSLLIPPQRLQAYHRAVVACVQAEAQAKTLASIAPTLSDAEQAIVQRGRNNCGSIPRRVSPEIYRAASGFEALLGYLYLQDGDRLQEILQVCDTSFLRDD, from the coding sequence ATGACTGGGGACGCTCCGTCCATCGATATCAAACGGCTGTCGCCAGCCGCATTGGCTTATTTAGGGGATGCGGTTTACGAGTTACACGTGCGGCGATCGCTATTAATCCCGCCCCAGCGCCTGCAGGCGTACCATCGTGCCGTGGTCGCTTGCGTGCAGGCAGAAGCTCAAGCCAAAACGCTGGCCTCGATCGCCCCGACGCTATCGGATGCCGAGCAGGCGATCGTACAGCGAGGTCGCAACAATTGCGGTAGCATTCCCCGCCGCGTCAGCCCCGAGATTTATCGTGCCGCGAGTGGGTTTGAGGCGTTATTGGGATATTTGTATTTGCAAGATGGCGATCGTCTGCAGGAGATCTTGCAAGTTTGTGACACTTCTTTCCTAAGAGATGATTAA
- a CDS encoding STAS domain-containing protein, with protein sequence MNLTVSLRGSQEVRGACRIVHLTGQLDSFSEPSFRKEMNQFVEQGPPHIILDMKAIDFLDSSGLGVLVQFAKKLSESGSLQVVSNPRVTQTVKLVRLEKFLALQKSLEDALANVPQAD encoded by the coding sequence ATGAATTTGACTGTCAGTTTGCGCGGCAGTCAGGAGGTGAGAGGGGCTTGTCGAATTGTACATTTGACAGGTCAGCTCGATTCTTTCTCCGAACCCAGTTTTCGCAAGGAAATGAATCAATTTGTGGAGCAAGGTCCGCCCCATATCATTTTGGATATGAAGGCGATCGATTTTCTGGATAGCTCTGGGTTGGGGGTGTTAGTTCAGTTTGCCAAGAAGCTGAGCGAGTCGGGTAGCTTGCAAGTGGTGAGTAATCCTCGGGTCACCCAAACGGTAAAGTTGGTTCGTTTGGAAAAATTCCTAGCTCTGCAAAAGTCCCTCGAAGACGCTTTGGCTAATGTTCCTCAGGCAGACTAG
- a CDS encoding GerMN domain-containing protein — MNHSEDRTTLPAPPNRRPNRAPLFTLLGFAIGLGAVGSLWWASGSPPTQTVALYWLTDAEDDIYYVIQERAIPASTPDEAIASGLQQLIEGSADPELLSAIPKETRLLDTRTENSEIFVDFSSDFASGGGATSTIGRVTQVLYTATSLDPEASLWILVDGEPVEVLSGEGLLLEQPLTRESFPPSFKNYVVPTDDISQALEELPLDR; from the coding sequence ATGAATCACTCTGAAGATCGCACTACTCTCCCTGCTCCTCCCAACCGCAGACCCAATCGCGCGCCTCTGTTTACTCTATTGGGGTTTGCCATTGGCCTGGGGGCCGTTGGGAGTCTTTGGTGGGCTTCAGGCTCTCCCCCCACCCAAACCGTAGCTTTGTACTGGCTGACCGATGCCGAGGACGATATCTATTACGTGATTCAAGAGCGAGCAATTCCCGCCAGCACCCCCGACGAGGCGATCGCCAGCGGCCTGCAACAATTAATTGAGGGATCTGCCGATCCCGAGCTACTCTCCGCCATCCCCAAAGAAACTCGCCTGCTCGATACCCGCACGGAGAATTCAGAGATTTTTGTGGATTTCTCCAGTGACTTTGCCTCGGGAGGCGGCGCGACTTCCACGATCGGACGGGTCACGCAAGTGCTCTACACCGCCACCAGCCTCGATCCCGAAGCCAGCTTGTGGATCTTGGTGGATGGCGAACCCGTGGAGGTGCTCAGTGGAGAAGGGCTGTTGCTCGAACAACCCCTCACCCGCGAGTCATTTCCCCCCAGCTTTAAAAACTACGTCGTTCCGACAGACGATATTTCGCAAGCCTTGGAGGAGTTACCGCTCGATCGATAG
- a CDS encoding LapA family protein, translating into MIKKISGIVLLLLLAAIGLFYWQNQASTVNVVLFGGAARSMSLSRALAIAYLVGIGVGLLFVLNWAFRDAFLRRRWTRHLKIDTQPKSDRRSGEMLATSEDNYASDSYDEPAPIQPDVLPDDDSVWQDREEV; encoded by the coding sequence GTGATTAAAAAAATTAGCGGCATTGTCTTACTCCTCTTGCTGGCGGCGATCGGGCTTTTCTATTGGCAAAATCAAGCCAGCACTGTCAATGTGGTGCTGTTTGGCGGAGCGGCCCGCTCGATGTCGCTATCTCGAGCCCTAGCGATCGCTTATTTGGTGGGGATTGGCGTGGGGTTGCTATTCGTGCTGAACTGGGCCTTTCGAGATGCCTTCCTGCGTCGTCGCTGGACTCGTCACCTCAAAATTGATACGCAGCCCAAATCAGATCGCAGGTCCGGCGAAATGCTGGCAACCTCCGAAGACAACTATGCCAGCGACTCGTATGACGAGCCGGCCCCCATTCAACCCGATGTTTTGCCTGATGACGACTCAGTTTGGCAAGACCGCGAAGAAGTGTGA
- a CDS encoding GH3 auxin-responsive promoter family protein: MPNILLRPLAAIAEREADKFIAKTHKTLATQENYLFKLLKLHKDTELGREYGLGSIKTIDRFRQQVPVRSYHFYEPYLERIARGDRNILNPDPVVYFNTTSGSTGKQKMIPVTERYQKSLSKANLASIGFLSKALRSRQRRFGKFVATNSTYISGQTSGGIDYGTAGTGVLRMGKFLFSQIFANPYEALKADDCLARHYLCLLFALRDPSMRGIGANFPMLLLRTCNYLERYAEDLMRDLEAGTIADWLALESDLRAQLERQCRPAAKRAAELQQIASSAGRLTPKLAWPDLAFFATARGGTSDFYFERFPDYFGDTPGFGAVFAAAEGTYSIYPELNQDGSILAIEAGFFEFIPQTEWESEHPETVLPTEVKIGDYYRILVTNYSGFYRYDNGDAIEVVGFYGTAPLLVFRHRRGGLLSSTTEKTTEFHATQTMQALQQEFSLLLEDFCITLSEDEFPAHYLVNIELAPGAELSDPQAFLDRFDRKLKEINLYYGSKRKDQVPPPRLRILSPGSFAIVRQRQVERGIPDSQLKFPHISEDRNFLAGLTVEAEIRLP, encoded by the coding sequence ATGCCCAACATTTTGCTGAGACCTTTAGCGGCGATCGCCGAACGTGAAGCAGATAAGTTTATCGCTAAAACGCATAAGACTTTAGCCACTCAAGAGAACTATCTATTCAAACTTTTAAAGCTCCATAAAGATACTGAACTAGGGCGAGAATACGGTCTTGGCAGCATTAAAACGATCGATCGCTTTCGGCAACAAGTTCCCGTTCGGTCCTATCACTTCTACGAACCCTATCTCGAACGGATTGCCCGTGGCGATCGCAATATTTTGAACCCCGATCCCGTCGTCTATTTCAATACAACGAGCGGCTCGACGGGAAAGCAAAAAATGATTCCAGTCACCGAGCGATATCAAAAGTCTTTAAGCAAGGCAAACCTGGCGAGTATCGGTTTTCTCAGCAAAGCCCTGCGATCGCGGCAGCGACGGTTTGGCAAGTTTGTAGCGACTAATTCCACCTACATATCGGGACAAACGAGTGGCGGTATTGACTACGGGACGGCAGGGACGGGGGTACTGCGGATGGGCAAGTTTCTCTTCAGCCAGATCTTTGCTAACCCCTACGAGGCCCTCAAAGCAGATGATTGCTTGGCGCGTCACTATCTCTGCCTGCTCTTTGCCTTACGCGATCCATCGATGCGAGGTATTGGAGCTAATTTCCCGATGCTGTTGCTGCGCACCTGCAACTATTTGGAGCGCTACGCTGAGGACTTGATGCGAGATTTGGAAGCTGGAACGATCGCCGACTGGTTAGCGCTAGAATCGGACTTACGAGCCCAATTGGAGCGGCAATGTCGTCCCGCAGCCAAGCGTGCGGCAGAACTGCAGCAGATCGCGAGCTCGGCAGGTCGGCTCACCCCCAAGCTGGCTTGGCCGGATTTGGCCTTCTTTGCGACGGCACGAGGAGGAACCTCAGATTTCTACTTCGAGCGCTTTCCCGACTACTTCGGCGATACCCCCGGATTTGGAGCAGTCTTTGCAGCAGCAGAAGGCACCTACAGTATCTATCCCGAGTTGAACCAAGATGGCAGCATCTTGGCGATCGAGGCGGGCTTTTTTGAATTTATTCCTCAAACTGAGTGGGAGTCAGAGCATCCCGAGACAGTTCTTCCCACTGAGGTCAAAATTGGTGACTACTACCGCATCCTCGTCACCAACTACAGTGGCTTTTATCGATACGATAACGGCGATGCGATCGAAGTGGTGGGCTTTTACGGAACAGCTCCCCTACTGGTATTTCGCCACCGCCGAGGGGGATTGCTCTCTTCGACCACAGAAAAAACAACTGAATTTCACGCCACGCAAACTATGCAAGCTCTGCAGCAGGAATTCAGTTTGCTACTGGAGGACTTCTGCATCACCTTGTCCGAAGATGAATTTCCAGCTCACTATTTAGTCAATATTGAACTTGCTCCTGGTGCGGAACTCAGCGATCCTCAAGCATTTCTCGATCGCTTCGATCGCAAGCTTAAAGAAATTAATCTGTATTACGGCTCAAAACGAAAGGATCAAGTGCCTCCTCCCCGACTGCGAATCCTCTCACCTGGAAGTTTTGCGATTGTGCGTCAGAGACAAGTGGAACGGGGAATTCCAGATTCTCAGTTGAAGTTTCCTCATATTAGCGAGGATCGCAATTTCCTAGCTGGATTGACTGTGGAAGCAGAAATTCGACTGCCATAA
- the thrC gene encoding threonine synthase yields the protein MQLLRSNEIAQAKIIELKCTQCDYSAPYKKLISSCPICGSSILKPQYDLQALKQSDWKNQLLYRDCTLWRYHELLPLSNLQNVVSFGEGFTPLIHAEKLGQKIKLDRLYLKDERQGPTSSFKDRQASVAVSMMREQGITEAVLSSTGNVGIAYSAFAARAGIKLWVFVPNLTPEEKIREMKICGSTVVRINGTYDEAKLAAAEFANREGLFLDGGVKYIAGTESMKTMAFELAEQLNWQSPDWFVQAVSGGAGPIGVAQGFEELVALGLVEKIPALGLIQSSGCAPMVTAFRKQQPIAIPLTEPTTSIATLSTGDPGRAYEVLYRTIEQHGGILEEASDEEAYAATRLLAQTEGISVEPGTAVAFAGLIRLVQKGIIQSHETVAINCSGHTYPVETKILNGKSPA from the coding sequence ATGCAATTACTTAGGAGTAATGAGATCGCGCAGGCCAAAATCATTGAATTAAAATGCACTCAATGTGACTATAGTGCTCCTTATAAAAAACTCATTTCCTCTTGCCCGATCTGTGGCAGCTCGATTCTCAAACCCCAGTACGATCTACAAGCCCTAAAGCAGTCTGACTGGAAGAATCAATTATTATACCGAGATTGCACGCTCTGGCGATATCACGAGCTGTTACCTCTCTCCAATCTTCAAAATGTTGTCAGTTTTGGTGAAGGATTCACCCCTTTAATTCATGCCGAGAAACTGGGGCAGAAAATCAAGCTCGATCGCCTTTATCTGAAGGATGAAAGACAGGGACCAACCTCGTCTTTCAAAGATCGACAAGCGTCGGTAGCAGTTTCCATGATGCGCGAGCAGGGAATCACTGAAGCGGTTCTCTCGTCAACGGGTAATGTTGGGATTGCTTACTCAGCTTTTGCCGCTCGCGCTGGAATTAAATTGTGGGTTTTTGTCCCTAACTTAACGCCAGAAGAAAAAATACGGGAGATGAAAATCTGCGGTTCCACTGTTGTCAGAATTAATGGAACCTATGACGAAGCCAAGCTTGCAGCCGCAGAGTTTGCCAATCGCGAAGGTCTCTTTCTCGATGGCGGTGTCAAATATATTGCGGGCACCGAAAGTATGAAAACAATGGCGTTTGAGCTTGCCGAACAGCTCAACTGGCAGTCACCCGACTGGTTTGTTCAGGCAGTCAGTGGTGGGGCGGGGCCGATTGGAGTTGCTCAGGGGTTCGAAGAGCTGGTCGCCCTCGGATTAGTAGAGAAAATTCCTGCCCTCGGGTTGATTCAATCGTCTGGTTGTGCGCCGATGGTAACGGCGTTTAGGAAGCAGCAACCGATCGCCATTCCTCTCACAGAACCGACAACCTCGATTGCCACATTATCGACGGGCGATCCCGGTCGAGCGTATGAAGTTCTCTACAGAACGATCGAGCAGCATGGAGGAATTTTAGAAGAGGCTTCAGATGAAGAAGCTTATGCTGCCACGCGCTTGCTTGCCCAAACCGAAGGCATTTCAGTAGAACCTGGCACTGCTGTTGCATTTGCAGGACTGATAAGGCTAGTTCAAAAAGGGATTATTCAGTCTCACGAAACTGTTGCGATCAACTGTTCGGGTCATACTTATCCAGTGGAGACAAAGATCTTAAATGGGAAATCTCCAGCCTAA
- a CDS encoding Mpo1-like protein produces the protein MSYFHEAKAHFVACHQHPVNQALHHLTNLLAIAAVPLLFYDWRLTLLCLVLTQVFALSGHAFFEKNEPAFRKYPGMTILASLSWSFDNWFGLRQLFNRPNREIG, from the coding sequence GTGAGTTACTTCCACGAGGCGAAAGCCCATTTTGTTGCCTGCCACCAACATCCAGTCAATCAAGCATTGCACCACTTGACCAACCTGCTCGCGATCGCGGCAGTTCCCCTACTGTTTTATGACTGGCGCTTAACGCTCCTCTGCCTCGTTCTGACTCAGGTGTTTGCCTTGAGCGGACATGCCTTCTTCGAGAAAAACGAACCTGCGTTTCGAAAGTATCCCGGTATGACCATCTTGGCTTCGCTATCCTGGTCTTTCGATAACTGGTTTGGCCTGCGCCAACTCTTCAATCGCCCCAACCGCGAGATCGGCTAG